The following are encoded in a window of Nibricoccus aquaticus genomic DNA:
- the rpsI gene encoding 30S ribosomal protein S9, translating into MCADKAVFTGTGRRKTATARIRIVEGTGKLVVNDREFEKYFSHENFAKQAYAPLVTVEMREKIDVVANVDGGGVSGQAGAVAHGIARALQKLNPELRAALKKAGHLKRDPRAKERKKPGQPGARKRFQFSKR; encoded by the coding sequence ATGTGCGCTGATAAAGCTGTTTTCACTGGTACCGGTCGCCGTAAGACCGCCACCGCTCGCATCCGTATCGTCGAAGGCACGGGCAAGCTCGTCGTCAACGACCGCGAGTTCGAGAAATATTTCTCCCACGAGAATTTTGCCAAGCAGGCTTACGCTCCTCTCGTCACGGTTGAGATGCGCGAGAAAATCGACGTTGTCGCCAATGTCGACGGTGGCGGCGTCTCCGGCCAGGCCGGCGCAGTTGCCCATGGCATCGCCCGCGCTCTCCAGAAGCTCAATCCTGAGCTCCGCGCCGCTCTTAAGAAAGCCGGTCACCTCAAACGTGACCCGCGTGCCAAAGAGCGTAAGAAGCCCGGCCAGCCAGGTGCCCGCAAGCGCTTCCAGTTCTCGAAGCGCTAA
- a CDS encoding bifunctional ornithine acetyltransferase/N-acetylglutamate synthase: protein MPSTQLTFSSRDAHRTWLASQASLPAGFRVGTTRFEFMPREAPKPAKMTLTLITLDQPTPDFAAMFTRNAFPGAPIIVGRKRLDEPALGAIIVNNKISNVCAPGGVEASEQICAKAAALLGIAPTSVLPSSTGVIGWTLPVDAILNGLPAAAASLTASSILPAAEGIVTTDLYPKIRRADLGGGSIVGIAKGAGMIEPNLATMLVYILTDIAIPRAELRTMLARAVDVSFNTISIDSDTSTSDTVALVSSSKVPCSDKAAFEKALTQVCRDLAEDVVRNGEGVRHVIRVNVKGAPSREISRALGKAIVNAPLFKCAVAGNDPNVGRLVQAIGKHVGAHAPGLDLSRLSARIGGIEIFANGAFRLDPTKETALVAHLKGAELYASAPTKDGVFAPPVDFPPHERCVEIEVDLANGAGECTVFGGDLTHEYVSENADYRS, encoded by the coding sequence GTGCCAAGCACACAACTCACCTTCTCGTCACGCGACGCTCACCGAACCTGGCTCGCCAGCCAGGCCTCCCTGCCTGCGGGTTTCCGTGTAGGCACGACGCGCTTCGAGTTCATGCCGCGCGAGGCGCCGAAGCCCGCGAAAATGACGCTTACGTTGATCACACTCGATCAACCGACGCCGGACTTCGCCGCGATGTTCACGCGCAACGCCTTTCCCGGCGCGCCAATCATCGTCGGTCGCAAACGCCTCGATGAACCCGCCCTCGGCGCGATCATCGTGAACAATAAAATCTCCAACGTCTGCGCGCCCGGCGGCGTCGAAGCCTCCGAACAAATCTGCGCGAAAGCCGCCGCGCTCCTCGGCATCGCTCCGACCTCGGTACTGCCGTCCTCGACTGGCGTCATCGGCTGGACGCTGCCCGTGGATGCGATTCTCAACGGCCTGCCCGCCGCTGCCGCGTCATTGACCGCGAGTTCGATTCTCCCCGCCGCAGAGGGAATCGTAACGACCGATCTCTATCCCAAAATCCGCCGCGCCGACCTCGGCGGCGGCTCAATAGTCGGCATCGCTAAAGGCGCCGGCATGATCGAGCCCAACCTCGCGACGATGCTCGTGTATATCCTCACCGACATCGCCATCCCGCGCGCCGAGCTGCGCACCATGCTCGCGCGCGCCGTCGATGTGAGCTTCAACACCATCAGCATCGACAGCGACACCAGCACCTCCGACACCGTCGCGCTCGTCTCTTCGAGCAAGGTTCCGTGCTCAGACAAAGCCGCTTTCGAAAAAGCGCTCACCCAAGTCTGCCGCGATCTTGCCGAAGATGTCGTGCGTAACGGTGAAGGCGTCCGCCACGTGATCCGCGTGAACGTCAAAGGCGCGCCGTCACGCGAAATCTCCCGCGCGCTCGGCAAGGCCATCGTCAACGCGCCGCTCTTCAAATGCGCCGTCGCGGGCAACGACCCGAACGTCGGCCGCCTCGTCCAAGCCATCGGCAAACACGTCGGTGCGCACGCCCCCGGCCTCGATCTCTCCCGCCTGAGCGCACGCATCGGCGGCATCGAAATTTTCGCCAACGGCGCGTTCCGTCTCGATCCCACGAAAGAGACCGCCCTCGTCGCCCACCTCAAAGGCGCCGAACTCTACGCCAGCGCTCCGACAAAAGACGGCGTGTTCGCGCCACCAGTCGATTTCCCGCCGCACGAACGCTGCGTGGAAATCGAAGTCGATCTCGCGAATGGCGCGGGCGAATGCACGGTCTTCGGCGGCGACCTCACGCATGAATACGTCAGCGAAAACGCCGACTACCGGAGCTGA
- the argB gene encoding acetylglutamate kinase, translating into MNVAEVTAKAKVLLEALPYIQDFRGSTFVVKYGGSFMDDPDPAGRLRVAHDIAFLAAVGINVVVVHGGGKAITKAMEVSGLKANFVNGMRVTDAATIAIVKKTLDEIVNKDVCAAISQADANPKGLPGDSVLVCQKLTTDDDGNPVDLGFVGEVTEVKAKLIKKEIADGFVPVISPVAEDNDGKPYNINADVAAGRVASALRARRLVYMSDVPGLLSAPPDPASLISTLKISQVDDLKKKGVIDKGMRPKVASAIRALQDGVQRVHFIDGRLPHSLLLEIFTDKGTGTEIVHG; encoded by the coding sequence ATGAACGTCGCTGAAGTTACCGCAAAGGCGAAGGTGCTGCTTGAGGCGCTTCCCTACATCCAAGATTTTCGTGGCTCCACGTTTGTCGTGAAGTACGGCGGCAGTTTCATGGATGATCCCGATCCGGCCGGCCGTCTGCGCGTGGCGCACGACATCGCGTTTCTCGCGGCGGTCGGCATCAACGTCGTCGTCGTTCACGGTGGCGGCAAAGCGATCACGAAGGCGATGGAGGTCTCCGGCCTGAAGGCGAATTTCGTCAACGGCATGCGCGTCACGGACGCCGCCACGATCGCGATCGTGAAGAAGACGCTCGATGAGATCGTGAACAAAGATGTTTGCGCAGCGATTTCCCAAGCCGACGCCAATCCGAAGGGTTTGCCCGGCGACAGCGTGCTCGTTTGCCAAAAGCTCACCACCGATGATGACGGCAATCCCGTCGATCTCGGTTTCGTTGGTGAAGTGACTGAGGTGAAGGCGAAGCTCATCAAAAAGGAAATCGCGGACGGTTTCGTGCCGGTGATTTCGCCGGTCGCCGAGGACAACGACGGCAAGCCGTACAATATCAACGCGGACGTCGCCGCTGGTCGTGTGGCGAGTGCGTTGCGGGCGCGGCGGCTCGTGTACATGAGCGATGTCCCCGGACTTCTCTCCGCACCGCCTGACCCGGCGTCGCTTATTTCCACGCTGAAGATCAGCCAGGTAGATGACCTCAAGAAGAAGGGCGTCATCGACAAAGGTATGCGGCCCAAAGTCGCCAGCGCGATCCGCGCGCTGCAAGACGGCGTGCAACGCGTCCACTTCATCGATGGGCGTCTGCCGCACAGCTTGTTGTTGGAGATCTTCACCGACAAGGGCACGGGCACCGAGATCGTCCACGGTTAA
- a CDS encoding aspartate aminotransferase family protein: MNSPTALRTSTADLYDAHVMKNYARAPLTLVRGRGALVWDDQGKQFLDFTSGIAVSALGHCHPHWVAAVQRQAGELIHTSNLFRNPNQGELARRLIGYAGPGRVFFCNSGAEANEALIKLARLHGVKKSGGEEGKCYKVICAKNAFHGRTFGGMSATPQAKIQKGFAPLVPGFSFGELNNLQSFADLIDDQTAAIFVETIQGEGGVNACTPEFLVGLRKLCNERNLLLLLDEVQCGIGRTGKFYAFEYAGVTPDAIGMAKGLGGGMPIGAVWVRENAAELFQPGSHGTTFGGTPLACAAALAVLDVIEKERLLEKVSINSTTWIGALKQLATEFPAQLLGVRGQGYLVGLQLASDPAPTLAALREAGLLAPMAGGNVIRLLPPLTATPQELAQSVEILRKVFAAKSVA; the protein is encoded by the coding sequence ATGAACTCCCCGACCGCCCTCCGCACGAGCACCGCCGATCTTTACGACGCGCATGTGATGAAGAATTACGCGCGTGCTCCGCTCACGCTCGTGCGCGGACGTGGAGCGCTGGTCTGGGACGATCAGGGAAAACAGTTTCTCGATTTCACCTCGGGCATCGCGGTGAGCGCGCTCGGGCATTGTCATCCGCATTGGGTCGCGGCGGTGCAGCGGCAGGCGGGCGAGCTGATTCACACGAGTAATCTTTTTCGGAATCCGAATCAGGGCGAACTCGCGCGGCGGCTCATCGGCTACGCGGGGCCGGGTCGGGTATTTTTCTGCAACAGCGGCGCCGAGGCGAACGAAGCGCTCATCAAACTCGCGCGTCTGCACGGCGTGAAGAAATCCGGCGGTGAAGAGGGCAAATGCTACAAGGTGATCTGCGCGAAGAACGCGTTTCACGGCCGTACGTTTGGCGGCATGAGTGCGACGCCGCAGGCGAAAATCCAGAAGGGTTTTGCTCCACTCGTACCCGGTTTCTCGTTTGGCGAATTGAATAACCTCCAGAGTTTCGCCGATCTGATCGACGATCAGACGGCGGCGATTTTCGTCGAAACGATCCAGGGCGAAGGCGGCGTGAATGCTTGCACGCCTGAGTTCCTCGTTGGCCTCCGCAAGCTCTGCAACGAGCGCAATCTGCTGCTGCTCCTCGATGAAGTGCAGTGCGGCATCGGGCGCACGGGAAAATTTTATGCCTTCGAGTATGCGGGCGTGACGCCTGATGCGATTGGCATGGCTAAAGGTCTCGGTGGAGGGATGCCGATCGGCGCGGTCTGGGTGCGCGAAAATGCGGCGGAGCTTTTTCAGCCCGGCTCACATGGCACGACCTTCGGAGGCACGCCGCTCGCGTGTGCGGCGGCGCTGGCGGTGCTCGATGTGATCGAGAAGGAGCGGCTGCTCGAAAAAGTTTCGATCAACAGCACGACGTGGATCGGCGCGCTCAAGCAACTCGCGACGGAGTTCCCGGCGCAGCTGCTGGGCGTGCGCGGGCAGGGTTATCTCGTGGGCCTGCAGCTCGCGAGCGATCCGGCGCCGACGCTGGCCGCGCTGCGCGAGGCAGGGCTGCTTGCGCCGATGGCGGGTGGAAATGTGATCCGCTTGCTGCCGCCGCTCACGGCGACGCCGCAGGAGCTGGCGCAATCGGTGGAGATTCTCCGCAAGGTTTTCGCGGCGAAGTCGGTGGCCTGA
- the argC gene encoding N-acetyl-gamma-glutamyl-phosphate reductase, which produces MKVGIIGASGYSGELLVKLLLAHPHVTLAAVTSRSQVGKALSQVIPALRGFDKGLKFVDSDAAALSKSDIDLFFLALPHGAAAEFAKVLVAAGKRVIDLSADFRIADLATYERYYGKHHAPELLTQARFVLPELTPTGWKNDVKLVAAPGCYPTSILVPLVPLLSAGVVSREHIVANSYSGVSGAGKKVDEMYLYVERAESIKAYGLVKHRHLAEIEEQIALRTGTPAIIQFNPHLAPMRRGIATTITVPAAADGTIESLYAAWHSAYAGRSFVQAIPSGETPDTAHVVGTNRVDMSAVFDPRTKNFVITSVVDNVVKGASGQAVQIMNLWFGFSETAGLV; this is translated from the coding sequence ATGAAAGTCGGTATCATCGGCGCGTCGGGCTACTCCGGCGAACTTCTGGTCAAACTGCTCCTCGCTCATCCGCACGTCACTCTGGCGGCGGTGACTTCGCGTTCCCAAGTGGGTAAGGCGCTCTCTCAGGTGATTCCCGCGCTGCGCGGCTTCGATAAGGGGCTGAAGTTCGTCGACTCCGATGCCGCTGCGCTCTCGAAGAGCGACATCGACCTATTCTTTCTCGCGCTGCCACACGGCGCGGCGGCTGAGTTCGCCAAGGTGCTTGTCGCTGCGGGCAAACGCGTGATCGATCTGAGCGCCGACTTCCGTATCGCCGATCTGGCGACGTACGAAAGATATTACGGCAAGCATCACGCGCCTGAGTTGTTGACCCAGGCGAGGTTCGTGTTGCCCGAGCTCACGCCGACTGGCTGGAAGAACGACGTGAAACTGGTGGCGGCGCCCGGCTGTTACCCGACGAGCATTCTGGTGCCGCTCGTGCCGCTGCTCAGTGCAGGAGTTGTTTCGCGCGAGCACATCGTGGCCAACTCCTACAGCGGAGTTAGTGGCGCGGGCAAAAAGGTCGATGAGATGTATCTCTACGTGGAGCGCGCCGAGAGCATCAAGGCGTACGGCCTCGTGAAGCACCGGCATCTCGCCGAGATCGAAGAGCAGATCGCGCTGCGCACGGGTACACCGGCGATCATTCAGTTTAACCCGCACCTCGCGCCCATGCGGCGGGGAATCGCCACGACGATCACCGTGCCCGCAGCCGCTGACGGGACCATCGAGTCGCTTTATGCTGCGTGGCACTCGGCCTACGCTGGGCGTTCGTTTGTGCAGGCGATTCCGAGCGGGGAAACGCCCGACACGGCGCACGTGGTCGGGACGAATCGCGTAGACATGTCTGCGGTGTTCGATCCGCGCACAAAGAACTTCGTGATCACCTCAGTCGTCGATAACGTCGTCAAAGGTGCCAGCGGCCAAGCGGTCCAGATCATGAATTTGTGGTTTGGGTTTTCTGAAACTGCGGGACTTGTCTGA